One window from the genome of Candidatus Synechococcus calcipolaris G9 encodes:
- a CDS encoding S-layer homology domain-containing protein encodes MNDRSRLRFSLLLLCLLGLSSCDGSTALEQLFAPDVNTDQWSQTEPGSQELPMDLRYPQASLMDSTPLAAEPTPRIQSRWQVAAPSQPIVQFYIQQFQRAGWELLDQQQQGQQVILVGQGPSLGVRVVIPTTNNQQTEFVVEYGPIAQALAPEEEGDDENQLADLPPQEFPDINNVPMALRPAVEDLARLGVLTTAESKDELQPNEAMDRSTFVRWLVTTHNRFYGDRPSQQIRLATENDAPLFQDVPKTHPDFAYIQGLAMAGFLPSSLTGEQTNLFRPDAPLTRETLLQWKVPLDMQKNLTTTSIDRIEQTWGFKDSNRINPNALSAVAADYGNGDLSNIRRLFGQTLILQPQKTVTRAEAAAALWFLGNPSEGLSAQDVARHRDPS; translated from the coding sequence ATGAATGATCGGTCACGTCTACGCTTTAGCCTATTGTTACTCTGCCTTTTGGGCTTGAGTAGTTGTGATGGCAGTACGGCCCTAGAGCAGCTATTTGCCCCAGATGTCAATACTGATCAGTGGAGTCAAACAGAGCCGGGTAGCCAGGAACTACCGATGGATCTACGCTATCCCCAAGCAAGTTTGATGGATTCCACGCCCCTAGCGGCAGAGCCAACTCCACGGATCCAAAGTCGTTGGCAGGTGGCCGCTCCCTCCCAACCCATTGTTCAGTTTTATATTCAGCAGTTTCAACGCGCTGGCTGGGAATTGTTAGATCAACAGCAGCAGGGACAGCAGGTGATCCTGGTGGGTCAGGGGCCAAGTTTAGGGGTGAGGGTGGTCATTCCCACCACAAATAATCAACAAACGGAATTTGTGGTGGAGTATGGCCCGATCGCCCAAGCCTTAGCCCCTGAAGAAGAGGGGGACGATGAAAACCAACTCGCCGATTTACCCCCCCAAGAGTTCCCGGATATAAACAATGTGCCCATGGCTCTGCGCCCCGCCGTAGAAGATCTAGCCCGGTTGGGGGTGTTAACAACGGCGGAATCTAAGGATGAACTCCAGCCCAATGAAGCCATGGATCGCAGTACGTTTGTTCGCTGGCTCGTTACCACCCATAATCGTTTCTATGGCGATCGCCCCTCCCAGCAAATTCGCCTAGCCACCGAGAATGATGCTCCCCTGTTCCAAGATGTACCCAAGACTCATCCAGATTTTGCCTACATTCAAGGGTTAGCCATGGCGGGTTTTTTACCCAGTTCCCTAACCGGAGAGCAAACCAATCTCTTCCGTCCCGATGCACCCCTAACCCGGGAAACCCTTTTACAGTGGAAGGTTCCTTTGGATATGCAAAAAAATCTCACCACAACCAGTATTGATCGCATTGAACAAACCTGGGGGTTTAAGGATAGCAATCGCATTAATCCCAATGCCCTCAGTGCTGTAGCTGCTGACTATGGGAATGGAGACCTCTCTAATATTCGCCGTTTATTTGGCCAAACCCTGATTCTCCAACCTCAAAAAACCGTGACTCGCGCCGAAGCGGCCGCCGCCCTATGGTTCCTGGGCAATCCCAGTGAAGGTCTCTCCGCCCAAGACGTTGCCCGCCACCGTGACCCCTCGTAA
- the ftsH4 gene encoding ATP-dependent zinc metalloprotease FtsH4: protein MAVKNSPQPPRSRLIGNILLLAGLVFLSINLLFPQIFSQGPAQVPYSMFIHQVQEGDVTSAYVGQNQIRYQLKGDEKNPGQILATTPIFDLELPKLLEAKGVEFAAAPPPGNRWFFNILGWVIPPIIFVLVFQFFANRGGGGGGPQGALSISKSKAKVYVEGDAQRITFEDVAGVEEAKTELVEIVDFLKNPQRYNQIGARIPKGVLLVGPPGTGKTLLAKAVAGEAGVSFFSISGSEFVELFVGVGSARVRDLFEQAKKQAPCIIFIDELDAIGKSRATGGFYGGNDEREQTLNQLLTEMDGFGDAGATVIVLAATNRPESLDPALLRPGRFDRQVLVDRPDLSGREAILKIHAQNVKLDPSVDLKAIATRTPGFAGADLANLVNEAALLAARNQRQLVAQEDFAEAIERVVAGLEKKSRVLNDKEKKIVAYHEVGHAIVGYVMPGGGRVEKISIIPRGMAALGYTLQLPTEDRFLLDEAELRGQIATLLGGRSAEEIIFGSITTGASNDLQRATDLAERMVRSYGMSKVLGPLAFEEQRAMFLGEGANGRSISEETAQAIDREVKDIVEMAHQQALEILKRNRDLLETISEKLLEKEVIEGETLHDLLGQVAKEVAVS from the coding sequence ATGGCTGTTAAGAACTCTCCCCAACCCCCCCGATCCCGACTGATTGGCAATATTTTGCTGTTAGCGGGATTAGTTTTTTTAAGCATTAATCTTCTTTTTCCCCAGATATTTAGTCAGGGGCCAGCCCAGGTTCCCTATAGTATGTTCATTCATCAGGTGCAAGAGGGGGATGTCACCAGTGCCTATGTGGGTCAAAATCAAATTCGCTACCAACTCAAGGGCGATGAGAAAAACCCTGGACAAATTCTAGCAACCACACCAATTTTTGACTTGGAACTCCCTAAACTTTTAGAGGCAAAAGGGGTTGAATTTGCGGCGGCTCCTCCCCCAGGCAATCGCTGGTTTTTTAATATCTTAGGTTGGGTAATTCCACCGATTATTTTTGTGTTAGTTTTTCAGTTTTTTGCCAACCGTGGTGGCGGTGGCGGTGGTCCCCAGGGGGCCCTCTCCATTAGTAAGAGTAAAGCCAAGGTTTACGTGGAAGGCGATGCCCAGCGGATTACCTTTGAAGATGTGGCTGGGGTTGAGGAAGCGAAAACCGAACTGGTGGAAATTGTAGATTTCCTGAAAAATCCCCAACGCTATAACCAAATTGGGGCGCGGATTCCCAAGGGTGTGCTATTGGTGGGCCCCCCTGGAACGGGTAAAACCCTCTTGGCAAAGGCCGTGGCGGGGGAAGCAGGGGTATCCTTCTTCTCTATCTCTGGGTCAGAGTTTGTGGAGCTATTTGTGGGAGTGGGGTCGGCCCGGGTTCGGGATCTCTTTGAGCAGGCGAAAAAACAAGCCCCCTGTATCATCTTCATTGATGAACTGGATGCCATTGGGAAATCCCGTGCCACCGGTGGATTCTATGGTGGTAATGATGAGCGGGAACAGACCCTCAATCAACTGTTGACGGAGATGGATGGGTTTGGAGATGCCGGAGCAACGGTTATTGTCTTAGCGGCAACGAACCGTCCCGAAAGTTTGGATCCGGCCCTGTTGCGGCCCGGTCGTTTCGATCGCCAAGTGTTAGTAGATCGCCCGGATTTGAGTGGGCGGGAAGCCATTTTGAAAATCCATGCCCAGAATGTGAAGTTAGACCCCAGTGTGGACTTAAAGGCGATCGCCACCCGTACCCCTGGCTTTGCAGGGGCCGACCTGGCAAACTTAGTGAATGAAGCGGCCCTGTTGGCGGCCCGAAATCAGCGGCAGTTGGTGGCCCAGGAAGATTTTGCCGAGGCGATCGAGCGAGTTGTGGCAGGTTTGGAGAAAAAAAGCCGGGTTCTCAACGATAAAGAGAAAAAGATTGTTGCCTACCATGAAGTGGGCCATGCCATTGTCGGCTATGTGATGCCTGGGGGTGGCCGGGTTGAAAAAATCTCGATTATCCCCCGGGGGATGGCGGCCCTGGGGTATACGTTGCAGCTTCCCACCGAGGATCGGTTCCTGCTGGATGAAGCAGAACTGCGGGGCCAAATTGCCACCCTTCTGGGCGGGCGATCTGCGGAGGAAATCATCTTTGGCAGTATCACGACGGGGGCATCCAATGACCTGCAACGGGCTACGGATCTGGCAGAGCGAATGGTACGCAGTTATGGCATGAGTAAGGTACTCGGCCCCCTTGCCTTTGAAGAACAACGGGCCATGTTTTTGGGGGAAGGGGCCAATGGTCGCTCCATTAGTGAAGAAACGGCCCAAGCCATCGATCGCGAAGTTAAAGATATTGTGGAAATGGCTCACCAACAGGCCCTAGAGATTTTGAAGCGTAACCGTGATTTACTCGAAACCATCTCTGAAAAACTCTTAGAAAAAGAAGTCATTGAGGGAGAAACCTTACATGATCTCTTGGGCCAAGTCGCTAAAGAGGTTGCTGTTTCTTAG